In Mucilaginibacter sp. KACC 22063, the genomic stretch GGTTTCCGCCCGCGTTTAGGTGGCCGTACAACGCCTGCTTTAAGCAAACGTTATTATTTTGAAACCTATGCTGCTTACGGTACTAAAGATGAGCGCTTAAAATATTTCGGAAGCGCAACTTACTCTATCAATGATAAGTCTATTTACCAGTTTCCGCAAAATTACATAAGGGCAAGTTATCAGCACGATACTAAAATTCCGGGACAGGAATTACAGTTTGTTCAGGAAGATAACTTCTTGCTGTCTTTCAAACGCGGCGACAACGACATGTGGCTGTATAATGATATTTTCCGCCTGGATTATGTACACGAGTACCTTAGCCATTTTTCATACAAACTGGGCTTCAAAAAATGGAACCAAAGTGCTACAGGTGGGTTGTATTTCCAAAATGGACTTGCGCCGATTTTACCCGGAGTAAATAATGTTAATTCTATAAATACTACTGAAGCATCTTTAGAACTGCGTTATGCACCACATGAAAGATTCTATCAGGGTAAATTGTATCGTATCCCTATTATTGATAAGTACCCCATCTTTACATTGAGGTATATACAGGGGATGAGCTTTTTGGGTGGCGACTACAAATACGAGAACGTAACAGCCAATATCAACAAACGCTTTTATTTGTCTCAACTTGGTTATACAGACGTTACTGCAGAGGGTAACTATATTTTTGGCCAACTGCCTTTTGCATTGCTGGATATTCACCACGCTAACCAAACTTATGCTTTGCAATTACAGTCATACAACTTAATGAACTTCCTTGAGTTTGTGAGCGACCATTACGTAAGTATAAATATCGACCACAACTTTAACGGGTTCTTCTTTAATAAAATTCCATTGTTAAGAGATTTGAAACTGCGTGAGATCATTGATTTTAAAGGCTTATGGGGTGGTGTACGCAGCCAAAACAATCCATATTTAAACCCGGGACTATTGCGCTATCCTGTAAATTCAGAGGGTGTGGCTACTACTTACTCTTTAGACAATGGCCCTTACATTGAGGGAAGCGTTGGTGTAGGTAACATATTTAAAGTGTTACGTTTAGACATGGTAAGGCGTTTCACTTACCTTGATCACCCTGATGCACCTAAATGGGGCTTAAGGGCATTAGTTAAGTTTGATTTTTAATATATTGTGAACCAAGTTGACTAATAATCGTTAAATTACCAGAAACCGCGGCAAATCCGTTGCTAAAAACAGAAGAAGGATATGACGAAAATTGAGGAATCGCACAGGATTGTCTGTAAGCTTATTTACCTGCTAAAAAGGTACATGGACGATTGGATTAACTCGCAGCTTTGCTGTGGTTGTCATAACTTCAATAATGCGCATTTGCCATTATTTATGAGCATTGGTTCTGAAGGGATCTCAAATAATGCTCTTGCAGAAAAACTGAATGTAACTAAACAGGCCACCAGTAAAATTATAAAAGAGCTGGAATCAATTAACCTGGTCACCAGCCAGAAAAGTAAGTCTGATGCACGTGCCGTTACTTTGTGTTATACAGAAGAAGGCAAGCAGTTTTATAATTCTATTGTAGATCAGATCTATAAACTGGAGGCAGAATATAAAAAAATAGTTGGCGCGAAAAACTACGAGATAGCTATTGATGTAATGATGAAGCTGATCGATTTTCACGACCATCTACCGGTAAAGTGTTAAGTTTATATAGTGATTAATAAGGCTAAACGGCCCGCTGAAAGGCGGGCTGTTTAGTTATAATACTATTAAGCTATAGTTTTTTCATAACATAAAAAGCTTAATCCCGGCCTGAACTGCAATCCTATCGAACCGCAAAAGCGGTAACCAAGTTTTGGGAATAATGCCTGTGTTGCTTTGTTTTGTGAGTTGGTATCAACCCTAAGTATTTTAATGTGGCGACGTTTGGCTTCCTCTTCGGCTTCCAGCATTAATGCTTTTGCCGCACCCATACCTCTGAAGTCAGGATCTACAGCTACCCTGTGAGGCACAATAGCTTCCTCTGTAATATCTAAACCCGCATCTGCATATTCAGGATATTGCTCTGTAGTAATAGCGCTTACACCTGCAATTTGCCCATCAATATCTGCAACCCACAACTGGCCGGCAGCAATATCTTTTTCAAAAACTTCGGTATTAGGATAAGTTTCGTTCCATTGAAAATTGCCATCGGCCTGCATCAACGGAACTATTTTCTTAATGATATTCATAATAGCAGGTACATCTGCCAGGGTAGCTTTTCTGATTTGCATATGCTAATATATCTTATTTGAAATGCTGAAGTTTCATTTCTAAGTTAACTTTGTTTGCTATCGGTCAGTTCATGTACGTTAACGATACAATATTTATTTCTATGAATTTCATAAGTTATTGATAATTAGTTAATTGTTTTGTTGGTATGGTTGTGTGGGAATGTTGTATTGTCGGATAATTAACTAATTTTAGATTAACCAATTATGATACGCAATTACTTTAAAACAGCCTGGAGAAACCTGAATAAGCATCGCGTTTTTTCGCTGATTAATATTTTAGGCCTGGCTATAGGGATTGCTGCTTTTTGCATACTGGCATTGTATGTTACTGATGAACTGAGTTATGACCGTTATAATACTAAAGCCGACCGCATTTTCAGGGTAGTGCAACATGGAGCCTGGAACGGCGGCAAATTTGATCTGGCGCCAACATCTGCACCGTATGCGGCAGCATTAAAAAATGACTATGCCGAGGTAGAAGATGCTGTACGTATTAATGGTGAAGGTAATGGCAAGATAGTTTATGGGGATAAGCAGCTGACCGTAAATAACATGGTGTTTGCTGATGCCTCCTTATTTAACATATTCAGCTATCAATTTATAAGTGGCAATGCCGCAAGTGCATTAACTAAACCGCAAAGTATTGTACTTAGCCGTACCCTTGCCTCCTCAATATTTGGCGATTTTAAAAATGCGTATGGTAAAACCCTGATCATAGATGGAAACCAGACACAAGTAACTGCGGTGATAGAAGATATCCCTGCAAATTCACACTTAACTTTTGCTGCAATACGATCATTTGGTACCCATTATGACGAACCCTGGGGCAATTCAGATTTATCAACCTATGTTTTATTAAAACATCCAGACGATTACAAACGCATAGAAAATTCTTCAGAAGCATTCTATCAGAAATATCTAAAAGGGGTTTTCGGCAATATGAAATTTCGTTTAGAATTACAGCCAGTTACCTCTATCCACTTACACTCACATTTAAGTTATGATACGCCCGGAAACGGCAACGCAAGTTATGTTTATGTATTTAGTTTAATAGGTATTTTGGTACTGGGCATTGCCATTATTAATTATGTAAACCTTGCCACTGCGCGGTCGGCCACAAGGGTTAAAGAGATCGGCTTGCGTAAGGTGATTGGTTCAGACAGAAAACAGCTGATGCTGCAATTCTTTGCAGAGTCGATACTGCTAAATTTAATTGCAGCCCTGATTGCCTACGTGATCATTTATGCTTCATTACCATATTTCAATAACCTATCAGGCAAGCATCTTGATTTATGGCATTTTGGCATGACACAAACGCTGATTCTTTTTACTGCCTTTATAATTGTTTCCGGGTTGTTGAGTGGGATATATCCTGCATTGTTTTTATCCGGCTTTAAAACCATACCCGCCCTAAAGGGGCAAATGGGCAATCAAGCAGGTACTGTGTTTTTCAGAAAGTCATTAGTGGTATTTCAATTTGTGATAACCATTGTAATGATCACCGGGCTATGTGTTATTTACAGTCAGCTTAAATATGTAATCAACAAAGACCTCGGCTTCAATAAACAGCAGGTACTTACATTCCATATTCATGACCAGGATGCCCGTGCAAAAGCAGCAACTATAAAAGCACAACTTATGGAAAACCCTGCAGTGCAGGCTGTTGCTGTTGCAGGCAACCCGATTGGCAGTTATGATCTTTCATCAGGCGATTTTGCGCTCGATTTAAATGGCAAAGCCGGACCTGAAACCAAGATTGTGCAAAACCTTGTGATTGATCAGGATTTTATCCCTACCATGCAGATCAAACTTTTGCAGGGCCGCAACTTCGACCTTAAGCAGCTTACCGACAAAACAGATGCGATAATAGTTAACGAAACACTTGTTAAAGAAATGGGTTGGCAAAATGCCATTGGTCGTAAAGTGCGTACCGGCGTTGATGGCAAAGGCAACGTTATTTCGCAAACAATTATAGGTGTAGTGAAGGATTTTAATACTAACTCATTGCAGCATAAAATTGCCCCGGTTGTTATGGGTATGCCGCAACAGGCAAAAGATGGTGATAACTTTTATGTTCGTATTGCCAAAGCTAATATTCTGCAAACGCTTAACTACATTGCACGTGTATATGGCGGATATGACAACGAAAAGATTGATTTTCAATTTCTTGATCAGAACTTTAACAGCCAGTATCAGTCAGAGCGAAAGCAGGGTAGTCTGTTATTTATTTTTAGTGCGCTGGCCATAAGTATAGCCTGCCTTGGTTTATTCGGTTTGGTAACTTTTACTGCCCAACAGAGAAACAAAGAAATTGGTATACGTAAGGTACTTGGAGCAAGCGTAAGCAATATTGTTAATATGCTATCAAAAGACCTGATGAAACTGGTAATTATTGCAACCATAATTGCTGTGCCAATTGCATGGTGGGCTATGGGTATGTGGCTGAACAATTTTGCTTATCGCATACATATGAATGCATGGATGTTTATTGCAGCAAGTTTAATAGCACTTATTATTGCCTTTGCCACCATCAGCTTCCAGTCAATTAAGGCTGCATTTGCAAACCCGGTGAAGAGTTTAAGAAACGAGTAACTCAGAGTCAGGATATTATAAACAAGAAGCCAGAAACAAGAACAAGTTAATTAAGTATGCTCGCCTCTTGTTTCTGGCCTCTGATATCTGAGCTATTAAACAGCTGTTTTCAGTAAACCGCCTTCTGCTCTGATGGCTGCTCCGTTGGTAGCTGAAGCCAGCGGACTTGCCAGGAAGGTTACCACGTTGGCAATTTCTTCGGTTGATAAAAAGCGTTGTATTAGAGATGTAGGGCGCATGTGTACGAAGAAGTCGCGCTCAACTTCTTCTTTTGATTTATTTTGATCTTTAGCCAGGTTTTCGATAAAACCACCCACACCTTCAGACATGGTTGGCCCCGGTAATACAGTATTTACAGTAACATTAGTGCTACGGGTAAGTTCGGCTAAGCCGCGGGCAACGGCTATTTGCGCAGTTTTTGTCATGCCGTAATGGATCATTTCTGCCGGTATTTGTAACGCTGACTCGCTTGAGATGAAAATGATACGTCCCCAGTTCTTCTGTAGCATTTTATCAAAATAAGCGCGCGACATGCGGATGCCGCTCATTACATTTACTTCGTAAAACTTCAGCCAGTCCTCGTCAGTAATTGCGGCAAATTCTTTAGGTTCAAAAATAGCCACATTATTAATCAGGATGTCAACTTCCGGCACCTGGCTGATCAGATTATCGATCTCTTCTTTCTTCGAAAAATCAACCGCATAACCTTTAACAAAGTTGTTGCCGGTATCTGCTTTAATCTGTTCAACAGCATCATTAACGCGTTTATCAGTACGGCCGGTAACAATAACTTTTGCACCCTCATGTGCTAATTGTTTGGCTATGGCATATCCTATACCGGCGGTTGAGCCTGTAACTAAAGCTAACTTATCTTCTAATTGCAAATTCATAGTTGAAATGTTTGCTGGCAAAGCTAAGCCATGTGCTTTAACAGTTACAGATGTTTGGTTAAAGATGTAACACGGCTGACAATTGCCTTATTTAATAACAATGGTTTGCTGCGGATTCTTTTTTAGCAGGTTATCGCCAATACGTTTAATAAAAAGGTAATTCACTGTTCCGCCGATGGCAGCACCAACAACCGGCATTAAACGTTCAGCTGTTTTTGAGCCTATGTTGACCATCAGCTTTTCGGCAACTTCTTCCATTACATTTTTAGAAATGGCCATACCGGTATCCACACGTAATGAC encodes the following:
- a CDS encoding SDR family NAD(P)-dependent oxidoreductase, which produces MNLQLEDKLALVTGSTAGIGYAIAKQLAHEGAKVIVTGRTDKRVNDAVEQIKADTGNNFVKGYAVDFSKKEEIDNLISQVPEVDILINNVAIFEPKEFAAITDEDWLKFYEVNVMSGIRMSRAYFDKMLQKNWGRIIFISSESALQIPAEMIHYGMTKTAQIAVARGLAELTRSTNVTVNTVLPGPTMSEGVGGFIENLAKDQNKSKEEVERDFFVHMRPTSLIQRFLSTEEIANVVTFLASPLASATNGAAIRAEGGLLKTAV
- a CDS encoding ABC transporter permease, which codes for MIRNYFKTAWRNLNKHRVFSLINILGLAIGIAAFCILALYVTDELSYDRYNTKADRIFRVVQHGAWNGGKFDLAPTSAPYAAALKNDYAEVEDAVRINGEGNGKIVYGDKQLTVNNMVFADASLFNIFSYQFISGNAASALTKPQSIVLSRTLASSIFGDFKNAYGKTLIIDGNQTQVTAVIEDIPANSHLTFAAIRSFGTHYDEPWGNSDLSTYVLLKHPDDYKRIENSSEAFYQKYLKGVFGNMKFRLELQPVTSIHLHSHLSYDTPGNGNASYVYVFSLIGILVLGIAIINYVNLATARSATRVKEIGLRKVIGSDRKQLMLQFFAESILLNLIAALIAYVIIYASLPYFNNLSGKHLDLWHFGMTQTLILFTAFIIVSGLLSGIYPALFLSGFKTIPALKGQMGNQAGTVFFRKSLVVFQFVITIVMITGLCVIYSQLKYVINKDLGFNKQQVLTFHIHDQDARAKAATIKAQLMENPAVQAVAVAGNPIGSYDLSSGDFALDLNGKAGPETKIVQNLVIDQDFIPTMQIKLLQGRNFDLKQLTDKTDAIIVNETLVKEMGWQNAIGRKVRTGVDGKGNVISQTIIGVVKDFNTNSLQHKIAPVVMGMPQQAKDGDNFYVRIAKANILQTLNYIARVYGGYDNEKIDFQFLDQNFNSQYQSERKQGSLLFIFSALAISIACLGLFGLVTFTAQQRNKEIGIRKVLGASVSNIVNMLSKDLMKLVIIATIIAVPIAWWAMGMWLNNFAYRIHMNAWMFIAASLIALIIAFATISFQSIKAAFANPVKSLRNE
- a CDS encoding MarR family winged helix-turn-helix transcriptional regulator, with amino-acid sequence MTKIEESHRIVCKLIYLLKRYMDDWINSQLCCGCHNFNNAHLPLFMSIGSEGISNNALAEKLNVTKQATSKIIKELESINLVTSQKSKSDARAVTLCYTEEGKQFYNSIVDQIYKLEAEYKKIVGAKNYEIAIDVMMKLIDFHDHLPVKC
- a CDS encoding GNAT family N-acetyltransferase, which codes for MQIRKATLADVPAIMNIIKKIVPLMQADGNFQWNETYPNTEVFEKDIAAGQLWVADIDGQIAGVSAITTEQYPEYADAGLDITEEAIVPHRVAVDPDFRGMGAAKALMLEAEEEAKRRHIKILRVDTNSQNKATQALFPKLGYRFCGSIGLQFRPGLSFLCYEKTIA